The Methylocystis bryophila genome contains the following window.
CGTTCAGGCGGAATCGCTTGAGCGCAGAAAACGTGATCGATTCTAAAAGTTTAGAGCGCGATGCGAAAAACCGGTTTCCACTTTTTCGCATCGCGCTCTAGTGGAGTGGGCTCTCTCAGCGCTGAGGCGACGAAGTCTTTCACGGCGCCAGTCCGAACAACGCGGCCGCTTCTCAAGCGGAGTCGTGCGCGATTTCGAGCGTTAGATCGCGCGGGCGCTCAGGCGAAACCGCCTGAACGGAGAAATATGACTCATTCCGAAGGCGAGGTTACGTCTTAAGCGACAGGCCGATAGCTCGCTTTTCCGCGCCCTGAGAGGGCTCCCCCGCGTCATTTGCCTTGCGGGGGCGCCTCTTCGCTCTCCGGCGCGACTTCGCCCGGCATCGGCGCGTCGCCCTGGCAATTGACCATGAAGTTGTTGGCGAAGGACATCGGGATTTGGATGGCGATCCAGGCGCCGATCAGAATCCAGGCGAGCTTGCGCTTGCCCCTCCCATAAAAATACGCGCCGGCCACGGGTATGAGCAGGAGCAGGAAGGGCCAAGGACCGGCGACGATCTTGTCGCAATACCAGTTTTCCATGTTCTTTCACCTCGGCAGATCAGTTTCGCCCATCAGGAATTCGTCGATCGCCGCCGCGCATTGCCGTCCTTCGCGGATCGCCCAGACCACGAGGGACTGACCGCGGCGCATGTCGCCGCAGGCGAAAACCTTCTCGCGGGTTGCGGCATAGCTGTGCGTATCCGCCGCGACATTGCCGCGCGTATCGAGGGCGACCCCGAGCTTTTCAAGCATTCCGCCTTTGATCGGCCCGACGAAGCCCATTGCGAGCAGCACCAGATCGGCCCGCAGAGAAAAGGCGCTGTCGGGGATCTCGTTGAACTTGTCGTCCACCTTGACGCAGCGCAGCGCTTTCACCACGCCGTTCTCGCCGAGGAATTCGGAGGTCTTGATCGAAAATTCGCGCTCGGCGCCTTCCTCATGCGAGGAGGAGGTGCGCAGCTTCAGCGGCCAGTCCGGCCAGACTCGCAGCTTGTCCTCCCTGTCCGGGGGACGCGGGAGGATCTCGAGCTGAGTGATGGAGAGGGCCCCCTGGCGGCGCGAGGTGCCGATGCAGTCGGAGCCCGTGTCGCCGCCGCCGATCACGACGACATGCTTGCCCGTCGCGAGGATCGGCGCGCCAGGAGCCGTGGGTTCGCCTGAGACGCGGCGATTCTGCTGCGGCAGGAACTCCATGGCGAAATGGATGCCCGCGAGATCGCGTCCCGGAGTCGGGAGATCGCGCGGAGCTTCCGCGCCGCCGGCGAGCGCCAGCGCGTCATAGGTCCCGAGCAAGGCGTTGACGTCTTTGTCGAAGCCGACCGTGACATTGTAGTGGAAGACGACTCCCTCGGCCTCCATCTGCGCGACTCTGCGGTCGAGAAGATGTTTCTCCATCTTGAAGTCGGGAATGCCGTAACGCAGCAGCCCTCCGGCTTTGGCGCGGCTCTCGAAGACATGCGCTTCGTGGCCGGCGCGCGCCAGCTGCTGCGCGCAGGCCAGGCCGGCGGGACCCGAGCCCACGACCGCGACGCGCTTGCCGGTCTTGCGGCGCGGCGGCTCCGGAACGACCCACCCCTCGGCGAAGCCGCGGTCGACGATCGCACATTCGATCGATTTGATCGTGACCGGCTGGTCGGAGAGATTGAGGGTGCAGGCGGCCTCGCAAGGCGCGGGACAGACCCTTCCGGTGAACTCCGGAAAATTATTCGTCGAATGGAGATTGACGAGCGCTTTCCGCCAATCGCCCTCATAGAC
Protein-coding sequences here:
- a CDS encoding glutamate synthase subunit beta; the encoded protein is MGKATGFLEIDRQDRKYKPAADRIRHYDEFVIPLSEEATRAQAARCMNCGIPFCHNGCPVNNQIPDWNDLVYEGDWRKALVNLHSTNNFPEFTGRVCPAPCEAACTLNLSDQPVTIKSIECAIVDRGFAEGWVVPEPPRRKTGKRVAVVGSGPAGLACAQQLARAGHEAHVFESRAKAGGLLRYGIPDFKMEKHLLDRRVAQMEAEGVVFHYNVTVGFDKDVNALLGTYDALALAGGAEAPRDLPTPGRDLAGIHFAMEFLPQQNRRVSGEPTAPGAPILATGKHVVVIGGGDTGSDCIGTSRRQGALSITQLEILPRPPDREDKLRVWPDWPLKLRTSSSHEEGAEREFSIKTSEFLGENGVVKALRCVKVDDKFNEIPDSAFSLRADLVLLAMGFVGPIKGGMLEKLGVALDTRGNVAADTHSYAATREKVFACGDMRRGQSLVVWAIREGRQCAAAIDEFLMGETDLPR